A section of the candidate division TA06 bacterium genome encodes:
- a CDS encoding (2Fe-2S)-binding protein: MAKNTDKIVCRCEDITESEVLAAIEQGATTADEVKRLTRAGMGHCQGRTCRRLVNQMLARALRQKPEAQRPITQRAPLQPLSLKTLAEYQET, encoded by the coding sequence ATGGCAAAAAACACCGACAAGATAGTCTGTCGCTGCGAGGACATCACTGAGTCCGAAGTCCTGGCCGCCATTGAACAGGGCGCCACCACCGCCGACGAGGTCAAGCGCCTGACCCGGGCCGGGATGGGACACTGTCAGGGGCGCACCTGCCGCCGGCTGGTCAACCAGATGCTGGCCAGAGCACTGAGACAAAAACCCGAGGCCCAGCGCCCCATCACCCAGCGGGCCCCTCTGCAACCCCTGTCGCTAAAGACTTTGGCGGAGTACCAGGAAACATGA
- a CDS encoding FAD-binding oxidoreductase yields the protein MSAYKSDAVIIGGGIIGTACGYYLSQKGLKVAIVEQGYLCSGSTGRCIGGIRQQFTSSGSIRLMMESIRHFQNMEQELGTDVHWHNGGYLFLAHSPEKKQAFLSNIAVQQAAGLKDVRWVDAAECREIAPGMDATGLLGGSYCPSDGQAYPFAVVQGYAGKIKQAGGSIHTFSKVSQILQQGGKVTGVKTDSGREFSAGVVINAAGPWSKDVGQMAGIEIPVEAERHEAMITEGVEYLGIPMLVDYRADGGYFQQYRHNGQFIGCYSPVPNVPGHSADSTFEFLHQMPKRMLKLVPGLKDLKVIRQWAGSYENTPDGNPILDRTGLDGFYTVAGMCGHGFMLGPAMGRVAADLVFSSDKTTPYPEFALKRDFSHAEAMK from the coding sequence ATGAGCGCTTACAAATCAGACGCCGTCATCATCGGCGGGGGCATCATCGGAACGGCCTGCGGCTACTACCTTTCACAAAAGGGCCTGAAGGTGGCGATAGTGGAGCAGGGATATCTCTGCTCCGGCTCCACCGGGCGCTGTATCGGAGGCATCAGGCAGCAGTTCACCTCGTCCGGCTCCATCAGGCTGATGATGGAGAGCATCAGGCATTTTCAGAACATGGAGCAGGAACTGGGAACCGACGTCCACTGGCACAACGGGGGATATCTTTTCCTGGCCCACAGCCCCGAGAAAAAACAGGCCTTCCTGTCAAACATCGCGGTACAGCAGGCGGCGGGGCTAAAGGACGTGCGCTGGGTGGATGCCGCTGAATGCCGGGAGATAGCCCCGGGAATGGACGCCACCGGGCTTTTGGGCGGCTCGTACTGCCCCTCGGACGGTCAGGCCTACCCCTTTGCGGTGGTCCAGGGCTACGCCGGGAAGATCAAGCAAGCCGGAGGCAGCATCCACACCTTTTCCAAGGTATCCCAGATCCTTCAGCAGGGGGGAAAGGTTACCGGTGTCAAGACCGATAGCGGCCGGGAATTCTCGGCCGGAGTGGTGATCAACGCGGCCGGCCCCTGGTCCAAGGACGTCGGCCAGATGGCCGGGATCGAGATCCCGGTGGAGGCCGAGCGGCACGAGGCCATGATCACCGAGGGGGTGGAGTATCTTGGTATCCCGATGCTGGTGGACTACCGGGCCGACGGAGGGTATTTCCAGCAATACAGGCACAACGGGCAGTTCATCGGCTGTTATTCCCCAGTTCCCAATGTGCCGGGCCATTCGGCCGATTCCACCTTTGAGTTCCTGCACCAGATGCCCAAGCGGATGCTGAAACTGGTTCCGGGACTGAAGGATCTGAAGGTCATCCGGCAGTGGGCTGGCAGTTACGAGAACACCCCGGACGGCAACCCCATTTTGGACCGCACCGGCCTGGACGGATTCTACACGGTGGCCGGGATGTGCGGACACGGCTTTATGCTGGGCCCGGCCATGGGCCGGGTGGCGGCTGACCTGGTGTTCTCCAGTGACAAGACCACACCCTACCCGGAATTCGCCCTTAAGCGGGACTTCTCCCACGCCGAGGCAATGAAATAG